A DNA window from Micromonospora sp. NBC_01739 contains the following coding sequences:
- a CDS encoding ImmA/IrrE family metallo-endopeptidase, which translates to MIDAFAGELLLPIDAIARAQAAGPVTREMLISYAARYRTSWMLALRQAEQAQIIDAATRSAWSSPRPIRAEFMEALGWAPEPDLMAVRVPPGYAHAVIKAWRGNRITRARAVEMMYGQITDADLPEENDTELPP; encoded by the coding sequence GTGATCGACGCCTTCGCCGGCGAACTACTGCTGCCGATCGACGCGATAGCTCGTGCCCAAGCCGCCGGGCCGGTGACCCGAGAGATGCTGATCAGCTACGCCGCGCGATACCGCACCTCCTGGATGCTGGCGTTGCGGCAGGCGGAGCAGGCCCAGATCATCGATGCCGCGACGCGCAGTGCGTGGAGTTCTCCGCGACCTATCCGCGCGGAATTCATGGAGGCGCTTGGCTGGGCACCCGAACCCGACCTGATGGCCGTGCGGGTGCCGCCAGGCTACGCACATGCCGTCATCAAGGCGTGGCGGGGCAACCGGATCACCCGGGCCAGGGCCGTCGAAATGATGTACGGCCAGATCACCGACGCGGACCTACCGGAGGAGAACGACACGGAGCTTCCCCCGTGA
- a CDS encoding PIN domain nuclease, whose product MSRELYLLDKSALARWPKPAVAPVLDELSERGLLAVCGAIEIEVIQSARTVKEAQRARWLLGGFHWLATPDEVWDRAVEVQLQALHKGNHRALPMADLVIGATAERHGATVLHYDGDYDMITAITGQPTTWVVPAGTAD is encoded by the coding sequence ATGAGTCGAGAGCTGTACCTGCTCGACAAGTCCGCGCTTGCCCGCTGGCCCAAGCCGGCCGTCGCGCCGGTGCTCGATGAGTTGTCCGAGCGCGGACTGTTGGCGGTGTGTGGCGCGATCGAGATCGAGGTGATTCAGAGCGCACGGACGGTCAAGGAAGCTCAGCGGGCGCGCTGGCTGCTCGGTGGCTTCCACTGGCTTGCCACGCCGGACGAGGTCTGGGACCGAGCGGTCGAAGTCCAGCTCCAGGCACTGCACAAGGGCAATCACCGGGCCCTCCCGATGGCTGATCTGGTGATCGGCGCGACCGCAGAGCGGCACGGTGCCACCGTGCTGCACTACGACGGCGACTACGACATGATCACCGCGATCACCGGCCAGCCCACCACCTGGGTCGTCCCGGCCGGGACCGCCGACTGA
- a CDS encoding LLM class F420-dependent oxidoreductase: protein MELRIFTEPQQGATYDDLLAVARRAEETGFGAFFRSDHYLKMGSVSGDPGPTDAWTTLAGLARDTRSIRLGTLMTAATFRFPGPLAITVAQVDQMSGGRVELGIGTGWYDAEHSAYGMPFPALGERFDRLEEQLAIITGMWRTPSGQTFDYTGRHYQVSDSPALPKPVQQPHPPILLGGKGAKRTPRLAARYADEFNLPFVSIADTEAQFERVRAACQGIDRDPTELVWSNALVLCCGKDEAEVARRAAAIGREPDELRENGLAGTPAEVVDKIGQYAAVGSQRIYLQVLDLGDLDHLDLVAAEVMPQL from the coding sequence ATGGAACTGCGGATCTTCACCGAGCCCCAGCAGGGGGCTACCTATGACGACCTGCTCGCCGTGGCCCGGCGTGCCGAGGAGACCGGCTTCGGCGCCTTCTTCCGCTCGGACCACTACCTGAAGATGGGGTCGGTCAGTGGCGATCCCGGCCCCACGGACGCCTGGACGACCCTGGCCGGGCTGGCCCGCGACACCCGGTCCATCCGGCTCGGCACCCTGATGACCGCGGCGACCTTCCGGTTCCCCGGTCCGCTGGCGATCACGGTCGCGCAGGTCGACCAGATGAGCGGGGGACGGGTAGAGCTGGGCATCGGCACCGGCTGGTACGACGCCGAACACAGCGCGTACGGCATGCCCTTCCCGGCCCTGGGGGAGCGGTTCGACCGGCTGGAGGAGCAGCTGGCGATCATCACCGGGATGTGGCGGACCCCCTCCGGTCAGACCTTCGACTACACCGGCCGCCACTACCAGGTCAGCGACTCACCCGCGCTGCCCAAGCCGGTGCAGCAGCCACACCCGCCGATCCTGCTCGGCGGCAAGGGCGCGAAGCGTACCCCCCGACTGGCCGCCCGCTACGCCGACGAGTTCAATCTGCCGTTCGTCTCGATCGCCGACACCGAGGCCCAGTTCGAGCGGGTCCGGGCCGCCTGCCAGGGCATCGACCGGGACCCGACCGAGCTGGTCTGGTCCAACGCGCTGGTGCTGTGCTGCGGCAAGGACGAGGCCGAGGTGGCCCGCCGGGCCGCCGCCATCGGCCGGGAGCCGGACGAGCTGCGCGAGAACGGCCTGGCCGGCACCCCCGCCGAGGTCGTCGACAAGATCGGCCAGTACGCCGCCGTCGGTAGCCAGCGCATCTACCTCCAGGTGCTGGACCTGGGCGACCTGGACCACCTGGACCTGGTCGCCGCCGAGGTGATGCCCCAGCTCTGA
- a CDS encoding IS110 family transposase, producing MDPHKRSATIEVMAGDETVVGGGRFDTDRDGYTAMRKYAGRWPHRVWAIEGCQGIGRHIANRLLADGEQVVDVPPKLSARARVFATGQGRKTDATDAHSIALVGTRMTGLRPVVNDEQLALLRILVDRRRCLGVDHTRMVSQLHQLLLELIPGGAKKSLSAAQAKTLLATVRPRDAVGKARRRVAAELIADLERIYRRSKEADKELKELVASTGTTLMDLHGIGPSGAARLLVEVADITRFPDRAHFASWNGTAPIDASSGEQVRHRLSRAGNRQINRVLHIMATVQLRNPTEGRAYFDRKKAAGKTSMEAMRALKRRLSDIVYRTMISDAVATAAGPGGQRGTTTDSSVTDSHPQASSSEKSLPRPAETQHRTLLSAVS from the coding sequence ATGGACCCGCACAAGCGTTCGGCAACGATCGAGGTCATGGCTGGCGACGAGACCGTCGTCGGCGGCGGCCGGTTCGACACCGACCGCGACGGCTACACGGCGATGCGAAAGTACGCCGGTCGGTGGCCGCACCGGGTGTGGGCGATCGAGGGCTGTCAGGGCATCGGCCGGCACATCGCCAACCGGCTGCTGGCCGACGGCGAGCAGGTCGTCGACGTTCCACCGAAGCTGTCCGCCAGGGCGCGGGTGTTCGCCACCGGGCAGGGCCGCAAGACCGACGCCACCGACGCCCACTCCATCGCGCTGGTCGGCACCCGCATGACCGGACTACGCCCGGTGGTCAACGACGAGCAGCTTGCCTTGCTGCGGATCCTGGTCGACCGGCGCCGTTGCCTCGGTGTCGACCACACCCGGATGGTGTCCCAGCTGCACCAACTGCTGCTGGAGCTGATCCCGGGTGGGGCGAAGAAGAGTCTGTCCGCCGCCCAGGCCAAGACACTGCTGGCCACGGTCCGGCCCCGCGACGCGGTCGGCAAGGCCCGACGGCGGGTCGCCGCGGAGCTGATCGCCGACCTCGAACGGATCTACCGACGCTCCAAGGAAGCCGACAAGGAACTGAAGGAGCTGGTCGCTTCCACCGGCACCACGTTGATGGACCTGCACGGCATCGGACCCTCCGGCGCCGCCCGGCTGCTGGTCGAGGTCGCCGACATCACCCGGTTCCCCGACCGGGCTCACTTCGCCTCCTGGAACGGCACCGCCCCCATCGACGCCTCCTCCGGCGAGCAGGTACGCCACCGGCTGTCCCGTGCCGGGAACCGGCAGATCAACCGGGTGCTGCACATCATGGCCACCGTCCAGCTGCGCAACCCCACCGAAGGCCGCGCCTACTTCGACCGGAAGAAAGCCGCCGGCAAGACCTCGATGGAAGCCATGCGCGCCCTGAAACGACGCCTGTCCGACATCGTCTACCGAACCATGATCAGCGACGCGGTAGCCACGGCGGCGGGCCCGGGAGGACAACGGGGAACGACTACCGACTCCAGCGTGACCGACTCTCATCCCCAAGCCAGCTCTTCGGAGAAGTCACTTCCCAGACCCGCCGAAACCCAGCATAGAACTCTCCTCTCGGCGGTGTCTTGA
- a CDS encoding prolyl oligopeptidase family serine peptidase: MGEDSSGADPYHWLEDIDGAEAVRWVRERNAEAVAALTDGPAFAARQAEIRQILDSDDRIPYPGWLGDHFYYDFWQDVAHPRGLWRRTTLEEYRRAEPEWDVLLDLDELAGREGENWVWGGATTLPPEHRRCLISLSRGGADAVVVREYDLVDRAFVADGFTVAEAKTDVGWIDADHVYVGTDLGPGSLTESGYPRQVRRWRRGTPLAEAEVVYEVSHEDVSAYGWRDPTPGFARDFVRRRLDFFRSESFLLTGAGERVRIKVPEDAGWDVHREWLVIRPRTPWQVGESTYSAGALLATRFDAYLAGSRDLTVLFQPDDRTALSGYTWTRHHLILTTLTDVRSTLGVLTPGEGEWRRAPLPGVPADEEGYLVETDPDLGDAYLVASEGFLQPATLRLGRIGGTVETLKRAPAFFDTEGLTVRQFFATSADGTRVPYFVVGDPAAPAGPTLLTGYGGFEISKTPGYSGLIGRGWLARGGTYVVANIRGGGEYGPRWHRAALRENRPRAFEDFAAVAGDLAERGITTPEQLGIEGGSNGGLLMGAMLTRYPALVGAVVAHVPLLDMRRYHRLLAGASWMAEYGDPDAPEDWAYLREYSPYHNVREGVRYPPVLFVTSTRDDRVHPGHARKMTALLREYGHDVTYYENIEGGHGAAANNEQRAFIKALALEFFWQRLSHPRAVVPGQHTPPADRVPELP; the protein is encoded by the coding sequence ATGGGTGAAGACTCGTCGGGCGCAGACCCATACCACTGGCTTGAGGACATCGATGGCGCGGAGGCCGTCCGGTGGGTGAGGGAACGCAACGCGGAGGCTGTCGCGGCGCTGACCGACGGCCCGGCATTCGCCGCGCGGCAGGCCGAGATCCGGCAGATTCTCGACTCGGACGACCGCATCCCCTATCCGGGCTGGCTCGGAGACCACTTCTACTACGACTTCTGGCAGGACGTGGCGCATCCGCGCGGGCTCTGGCGGCGGACGACCCTCGAGGAGTACCGCCGTGCCGAGCCGGAGTGGGATGTCCTGCTCGACCTCGATGAGCTGGCCGGGCGGGAGGGCGAGAACTGGGTCTGGGGCGGCGCGACGACGCTGCCGCCCGAGCACCGGCGTTGCCTGATCAGCCTGTCCCGCGGGGGCGCGGACGCGGTGGTGGTGCGCGAGTACGACCTCGTCGACCGGGCCTTCGTGGCCGACGGTTTCACCGTCGCCGAGGCCAAGACCGATGTCGGCTGGATCGACGCCGACCACGTCTACGTCGGCACCGACCTCGGACCGGGGTCGTTGACCGAATCCGGCTATCCCCGACAGGTGCGGCGGTGGCGACGCGGCACGCCACTGGCCGAGGCCGAAGTCGTGTACGAGGTGTCCCACGAGGATGTCAGCGCGTACGGCTGGCGCGACCCCACGCCCGGTTTCGCGCGCGACTTCGTCCGTCGCCGCCTGGACTTCTTCCGCTCGGAGAGTTTCCTGCTGACCGGGGCGGGCGAACGGGTTCGGATCAAGGTGCCCGAGGACGCCGGCTGGGACGTACACCGGGAATGGTTGGTGATTCGGCCGCGTACGCCGTGGCAGGTGGGCGAGTCGACCTACTCGGCGGGTGCCCTGCTGGCGACCCGGTTCGACGCCTACCTCGCTGGCAGCCGGGACCTGACGGTGCTGTTCCAGCCCGACGACCGTACGGCGCTGAGTGGTTACACCTGGACCCGCCACCACCTGATCCTGACCACCCTCACCGACGTACGCAGCACACTGGGGGTGCTCACCCCAGGTGAGGGTGAGTGGCGGCGGGCACCACTGCCGGGAGTACCGGCCGACGAAGAGGGCTACCTCGTCGAGACCGACCCGGACCTCGGGGACGCCTACCTGGTCGCCTCGGAGGGCTTCCTCCAGCCGGCGACGCTGCGGCTCGGGCGGATCGGCGGCACCGTAGAAACCCTCAAACGGGCACCGGCGTTCTTCGACACCGAGGGCCTGACCGTACGACAGTTCTTCGCCACCTCCGCCGACGGCACCCGGGTGCCGTACTTCGTGGTCGGGGATCCGGCCGCGCCCGCCGGACCGACGCTGCTGACCGGGTACGGCGGCTTCGAGATCTCGAAGACCCCCGGCTACTCCGGGCTCATCGGCCGGGGCTGGCTGGCCCGGGGCGGCACGTACGTGGTCGCGAACATCCGGGGCGGCGGCGAGTACGGACCGCGGTGGCACCGGGCGGCGTTGCGGGAGAACCGGCCCCGGGCGTTCGAGGACTTCGCGGCGGTGGCCGGTGACCTGGCCGAGCGGGGCATCACCACGCCGGAACAGTTGGGCATCGAGGGCGGCAGCAACGGCGGCCTTCTGATGGGGGCGATGCTGACCCGGTATCCGGCGCTGGTCGGCGCCGTCGTCGCGCACGTCCCACTGCTGGACATGCGGCGCTACCACCGGCTGCTGGCCGGTGCCTCCTGGATGGCCGAGTACGGCGACCCAGATGCCCCCGAGGACTGGGCCTACCTGCGGGAATACTCGCCGTACCACAATGTTCGCGAAGGGGTCCGCTACCCGCCGGTCCTGTTCGTCACCTCCACCCGCGACGACCGGGTGCACCCCGGCCACGCTCGCAAGATGACCGCCCTGCTTCGCGAGTACGGCCACGATGTCACCTACTACGAGAACATCGAGGGCGGGCACGGCGCGGCAGCCAACAACGAGCAGCGCGCCTTCATCAAGGCGCTGGCGCTGGAGTTCTTCTGGCAGAGGCTTTCCCACCCGCGTGCGGTCGTACCAGGCCAGCACACCCCGCCCGCGGACCGAGTGCCCGAGCTGCCGTGA
- a CDS encoding IS3 family transposase (programmed frameshift) gives MPAPKKYNDELRERATRLAVEARRDPASAIGAIRRIAGQLGIHPEALRTWVKKAETDAGDRPGTTSSDAERLAALEREVRELRRANQILKSAAKFLRGGAGPSVAMKVDFVDSQKAEYGVQPVLQALEDTPAQIAPSTYYAAKTRPASARSRRDEELTAVIEQVHAENYGVYGARKIWHELRRRGVRVARCTVERLMRESGLRGLLRDKAPRTTRPAAETSRPSDLVKRDFTALRPNQLWVADLTYVRTSVGWVYAAFVLDVYSRMIVGWQVSTNLYTDLALDALKMAIWRREHQGADLGGLVHHSDRGVQYRAIRYSQRLAEAGAVASVGSRGDSYDNAMAEAFNSLYKAELVRNRGPWRGLDDLEMATVEYIDWYNNRRLHGELGHVPPAEHEALHAMTHPVTAPLKTS, from the exons ATGCCCGCACCGAAGAAGTACAACGATGAGCTGCGTGAGCGTGCGACGCGGTTGGCGGTCGAGGCTCGCCGGGACCCGGCCAGCGCGATAGGGGCGATCCGGCGGATCGCCGGTCAGCTCGGGATTCATCCGGAGGCGTTGCGGACGTGGGTGAAGAAGGCCGAGACTGACGCCGGTGACCGTCCGGGCACCACCAGCAGCGACGCGGAACGCCTCGCTGCTTTGGAACGGGAGGTGCGTGAGCTGCGGCGGGCCAACCAGATCCTGAAGTCCGCGGCGA AGTTTCTTCGCGGCGGAGCTGGACCGTCCGTCGCGATGAAGGTCGACTTCGTCGACTCCCAGAAGGCCGAATACGGTGTCCAGCCGGTCCTGCAGGCGCTCGAAGACACGCCGGCACAGATCGCACCGTCGACCTACTACGCCGCTAAGACCCGCCCTGCCTCGGCCCGGTCAAGGCGCGACGAGGAGTTGACCGCGGTGATCGAGCAGGTCCACGCGGAGAACTACGGCGTCTACGGCGCTCGCAAGATCTGGCACGAGCTGCGTCGGCGCGGTGTGCGAGTGGCCCGCTGCACCGTCGAGCGGCTGATGCGCGAGTCCGGGCTGCGCGGGCTGCTGCGCGACAAAGCGCCGCGTACGACCCGGCCCGCAGCCGAGACCAGCCGACCCTCTGACCTGGTCAAACGAGACTTCACCGCACTGCGGCCGAACCAGCTGTGGGTCGCCGACCTGACCTACGTGCGCACCAGCGTCGGCTGGGTGTACGCCGCGTTCGTCCTCGACGTGTACTCCCGCATGATCGTCGGCTGGCAGGTGTCGACGAACCTCTACACCGACCTGGCCCTCGACGCGTTGAAGATGGCGATCTGGCGCCGCGAACATCAGGGCGCTGACCTGGGCGGACTCGTGCATCACTCGGACCGCGGAGTCCAATATCGAGCGATCCGCTACAGCCAGCGCCTCGCCGAGGCCGGCGCTGTCGCCTCGGTCGGCTCCCGGGGCGACTCGTACGACAACGCGATGGCCGAGGCATTCAACTCGCTCTACAAGGCCGAACTCGTCCGCAACCGAGGTCCGTGGCGTGGACTCGACGACCTGGAGATGGCCACCGTCGAGTACATCGACTGGTACAACAACCGCCGGCTGCACGGCGAACTCGGACACGTCCCACCCGCCGAACACGAGGCCCTACACGCGATGACCCACCCGGTCACCGCACCCCTGAAAACCAGCTAA
- a CDS encoding type II toxin-antitoxin system VapB family antitoxin, producing the protein MSRTILDVDDELLAEAAKIFGTTTKKATVNAALKAAVDREKRREFADWLKSGGLPDLTGHPDSTPDAA; encoded by the coding sequence GTGTCCAGGACGATCCTCGACGTCGATGACGAACTGCTTGCCGAAGCCGCCAAGATCTTCGGCACGACCACGAAGAAGGCGACCGTCAACGCGGCCCTGAAGGCCGCCGTCGATCGGGAGAAAAGGCGTGAGTTCGCCGACTGGCTCAAGAGCGGCGGTCTGCCGGACCTCACCGGCCACCCCGACTCGACGCCGGATGCTGCATGA
- a CDS encoding Uma2 family endonuclease yields the protein MGAEAVGMHMPAVVTLDDVAAMNAADPNGHRYETSPEGVLSVMPLPDSEHAAIASRIFAWLIMAGWPAEQVLQAVGVRIPGPDGDGGRIPDLTVWHKPPRRGVWSTVGDIALVIEIVSPGSEAMDSVTKVREYARAGIPRYWVVDRDGAQTVTLHELDATGRYAERARMPLSWLLQTTPADHLN from the coding sequence ATGGGCGCTGAGGCTGTCGGCATGCACATGCCCGCCGTCGTGACCCTCGACGACGTGGCGGCGATGAACGCTGCCGATCCGAATGGCCACCGCTACGAGACAAGCCCCGAGGGGGTCCTGTCGGTCATGCCGCTGCCCGACTCGGAGCATGCGGCGATCGCCAGCCGCATCTTCGCCTGGCTGATCATGGCAGGCTGGCCCGCGGAACAGGTGCTCCAGGCGGTCGGCGTACGGATCCCCGGCCCGGACGGGGACGGCGGTCGCATTCCCGACCTCACCGTCTGGCACAAGCCGCCCCGACGTGGGGTGTGGTCGACGGTGGGGGACATCGCCCTCGTGATCGAGATCGTGTCACCCGGCTCGGAGGCGATGGACTCGGTGACGAAGGTCCGTGAGTACGCTCGCGCGGGCATCCCCCGGTACTGGGTGGTCGACCGGGACGGCGCGCAGACGGTCACCCTGCACGAACTCGACGCCACCGGCCGGTACGCCGAGCGGGCCCGAATGCCCTTGTCCTGGCTGCTGCAGACCACCCCCGCCGATCACCTGAACTGA
- a CDS encoding site-2 protease family protein: protein MRASFGLGRIAGVPVGVNWSVLFIFALIWWGLSANLFPVSYPGRSALAYVFAGLAAAVVFFLGLLAHEVSHAVVAKRNGLDVQGITLWLFGGVAELRGEARTPGAELRIAGVGPLVSLIIGVFFGAIAIVLSLAGVQGLLLGAMAWLAGINLLLALFNILPAAPLDGGRLLRAAVWKATGDRTRASVVAARAGWVLGVLLIGLGLFRFLTGAGFGGLWLALIGWFLIGAAGMEERQARVGDALRGVRVGEVMTPQPQTASGELTVADFVDNYLFAYRHTALPLTEDGRPIGLVTLDRVRGVPGDQRGSTTLAAVACRAEDLVLASPDEQLTDLLPRLSECADGRALVVVEGQLVGIVSPSDISRAVQRGHLRDQVTAGR from the coding sequence ATGAGGGCGAGTTTCGGGCTCGGTCGGATCGCGGGCGTACCGGTCGGCGTGAACTGGAGTGTCCTGTTCATCTTCGCGCTGATCTGGTGGGGGTTGTCGGCGAACCTGTTCCCGGTGTCGTACCCGGGCCGCTCGGCGCTCGCGTACGTCTTCGCGGGTCTGGCGGCGGCGGTGGTCTTCTTCCTGGGCCTGCTCGCCCACGAGGTGTCCCACGCGGTGGTGGCCAAGCGCAACGGGCTGGACGTGCAGGGGATCACCCTGTGGCTCTTCGGTGGGGTCGCCGAACTACGGGGCGAGGCCCGTACCCCGGGAGCGGAGCTGCGCATCGCGGGCGTCGGGCCGCTGGTCAGTCTGATCATCGGGGTGTTCTTCGGGGCGATCGCGATAGTGCTCAGCCTGGCCGGGGTGCAGGGGCTGCTGCTGGGCGCGATGGCCTGGCTGGCCGGCATCAACCTGCTGCTGGCGCTGTTCAACATCCTGCCGGCGGCGCCGCTGGACGGCGGGCGGTTGCTGCGCGCGGCGGTGTGGAAGGCCACCGGGGACCGGACCCGCGCCTCGGTGGTGGCGGCCCGGGCGGGTTGGGTGCTCGGCGTACTGCTGATCGGGCTGGGGTTGTTCCGGTTCCTCACCGGCGCCGGTTTCGGTGGGCTCTGGTTGGCGTTGATCGGCTGGTTCCTGATCGGCGCGGCCGGCATGGAGGAACGGCAGGCCCGGGTGGGTGACGCGCTGCGTGGGGTACGGGTGGGCGAGGTGATGACCCCGCAGCCGCAGACCGCCTCGGGTGAACTGACCGTGGCGGACTTCGTCGACAACTACCTGTTCGCGTACCGGCACACCGCGCTGCCGTTGACCGAGGACGGGCGGCCGATCGGCCTGGTCACCCTGGACCGGGTCCGCGGCGTGCCGGGCGACCAGCGCGGCAGCACCACCCTGGCGGCGGTGGCCTGCCGGGCCGAGGACCTGGTCCTCGCCTCCCCCGACGAGCAACTCACCGACCTGCTGCCCCGCCTGAGCGAGTGCGCCGACGGCCGAGCCCTGGTGGTCGTCGAGGGCCAACTGGTCGGCATCGTCTCCCCCAGCGACATCAGCCGCGCCGTCCAACGCGGCCACCTCCGCGACCAGGTCACCGCCGGCCGCTAA
- a CDS encoding FAD-binding protein, translating to MPTHRNWAGNIQYSARAYHRPTSVEELAALVAGSDRIRAVGSGHSFNRLGDTTGDLVTLAGLPQTVHLDEERATVEVPAAMRYGDLATWLHERGYALANLASLPHISVAGAVATGTHGSGERIGNLATAVAALELVTATGELRTVHRGSDDFAAMVVSLGALGIVTRVTLDVLPTFDLRQYVHLDLPRAALDEALGSAYSVSVFTDWRSTRGTQVWRKQLAEAPAPPAGWLGSTAADRPCHPVPGMPPANCTEQLGAVGPWHERLPHFRLGFTPSSGEELQSEYHLPRACAAEALAALDEVAHLIAPVLQISELRTIAADGLWLSPQYERDSLAVHFTWIADAARVLPVVAEVERALAPYGPRPHWGKVFTTAPEDIAATYPRWPDFAALLHHLDPTAKFHTPTLNPLFPR from the coding sequence GTGCCGACGCACCGCAACTGGGCCGGCAACATCCAGTACTCCGCCCGGGCCTACCACCGGCCAACCTCGGTCGAGGAACTGGCGGCCCTGGTGGCCGGCAGCGACCGGATCCGGGCGGTGGGCAGCGGACACTCCTTCAACCGGCTCGGTGACACCACCGGAGACCTGGTCACCCTGGCCGGACTGCCGCAGACCGTGCACCTGGACGAGGAACGCGCCACCGTCGAGGTCCCGGCCGCGATGCGCTACGGCGACCTGGCCACCTGGCTGCACGAGCGGGGGTACGCCCTGGCCAACCTGGCCTCCCTGCCGCACATCTCGGTGGCCGGTGCGGTGGCCACCGGCACCCACGGCTCCGGCGAGCGCATCGGCAACCTGGCCACCGCGGTAGCCGCCCTGGAACTGGTCACCGCCACCGGCGAACTGCGTACCGTGCACCGGGGCAGCGACGACTTCGCCGCGATGGTGGTCTCCCTCGGCGCCCTGGGCATCGTCACCCGGGTCACCCTGGACGTGCTGCCCACCTTCGACCTGCGCCAGTACGTCCACCTCGACCTGCCTCGCGCGGCCCTGGACGAGGCGCTCGGGTCCGCGTACAGCGTCAGTGTCTTCACCGACTGGCGCTCGACCCGCGGCACCCAGGTCTGGCGCAAGCAGCTGGCGGAGGCGCCCGCGCCCCCGGCGGGCTGGCTCGGCAGCACGGCGGCCGACCGGCCCTGTCATCCGGTGCCCGGGATGCCCCCGGCCAACTGCACCGAGCAGCTCGGCGCGGTCGGGCCCTGGCACGAGCGGCTGCCGCACTTCCGGCTCGGCTTCACCCCCAGCAGCGGCGAGGAGCTGCAATCCGAGTACCACCTGCCCCGGGCCTGCGCCGCCGAGGCCCTGGCCGCCCTGGACGAGGTGGCCCATCTGATCGCCCCGGTGTTGCAGATCAGCGAACTGCGCACCATCGCCGCCGACGGCCTCTGGCTAAGCCCGCAGTACGAACGCGACAGCCTGGCGGTGCACTTCACCTGGATCGCGGACGCGGCCCGGGTGCTGCCGGTGGTCGCCGAGGTGGAACGGGCCCTGGCCCCCTACGGACCCCGCCCACACTGGGGCAAGGTCTTCACCACCGCCCCCGAGGACATCGCCGCCACCTACCCCCGCTGGCCCGACTTCGCCGCCCTGCTGCACCACCTGGACCCCACCGCCAAGTTCCACACCCCCACCCTCAACCCCCTCTTCCCCCGCTGA
- a CDS encoding DUF397 domain-containing protein: protein MSDLLGAVWRKSSRSNNGGNCVEVADNLPGAVGLRDSKDPDGPVLAFNPAAWTAFVTGVQRDMFGN from the coding sequence GTGTCTGACCTGCTCGGTGCCGTGTGGCGCAAGTCCAGCCGCAGCAATAACGGCGGCAACTGTGTCGAGGTCGCGGACAACCTACCCGGTGCTGTCGGGCTGCGAGACAGCAAGGATCCTGACGGTCCCGTCCTCGCCTTCAATCCGGCGGCGTGGACCGCCTTCGTGACGGGTGTGCAGCGGGACATGTTCGGCAACTGA
- a CDS encoding helix-turn-helix domain-containing protein: protein MLRRQIGRKFESLRKAAGLTMEQAAERLDRARATLHRIENGAEHVRFRQADVQQMLDLYGASDGDRELLLALTAATRENKNWWHDYIGAGLPRWFQLYVGLEAAASSIRQYEAELVPGLLQTRAYAEQVFKMPGGAIDAADQQEQQRAIQLRAERQTLLTRFSPPQLSVIINEAVLRRPVGNAAIMADQLHQIAKAAELPNVTVQVLAFSAGLHAGAMTGAFSLLEFPRDNHGREVEPPVAYLDAATGAIYLDKPHETAAYNTIWADMASRTLNESRSLSLIQQVAKEYSRV from the coding sequence ATGCTAAGGCGTCAGATCGGACGCAAGTTCGAATCACTGCGCAAGGCAGCGGGGCTCACGATGGAGCAGGCTGCTGAGCGGTTGGATCGAGCACGGGCCACGTTGCATCGGATCGAAAACGGTGCCGAACACGTCCGCTTCCGCCAGGCTGACGTACAACAGATGCTCGACCTGTACGGCGCCTCCGATGGCGACCGGGAACTACTGCTTGCGCTGACGGCGGCGACGCGTGAGAACAAAAACTGGTGGCACGACTACATCGGCGCCGGCCTGCCACGCTGGTTCCAGCTCTACGTGGGTCTCGAAGCGGCAGCTTCCAGCATCCGCCAGTACGAAGCCGAACTGGTACCTGGCCTGCTGCAGACCCGCGCCTATGCCGAGCAGGTCTTCAAGATGCCGGGCGGTGCGATTGACGCCGCCGACCAGCAAGAGCAGCAGCGCGCTATCCAGCTCCGCGCCGAGCGGCAGACCCTCCTCACGCGCTTCTCCCCACCGCAACTCAGCGTGATAATCAACGAGGCCGTGTTACGCCGCCCGGTGGGCAACGCGGCGATCATGGCTGATCAACTTCACCAGATCGCAAAGGCTGCCGAGCTACCGAACGTGACCGTCCAAGTTCTAGCTTTTTCTGCAGGGCTGCACGCGGGCGCGATGACCGGAGCCTTCTCGCTCCTGGAGTTTCCCCGGGACAATCATGGCCGGGAGGTTGAGCCGCCCGTGGCGTATCTCGATGCCGCGACCGGGGCGATCTACCTCGACAAGCCTCACGAGACGGCTGCCTACAACACGATCTGGGCCGACATGGCGAGCCGCACCCTGAACGAGTCAAGATCTTTGAGTCTGATTCAGCAAGTCGCTAAGGAGTACTCCCGTGTCTGA